One genomic region from Burkholderia latens encodes:
- the lpxC gene encoding UDP-3-O-acyl-N-acetylglucosamine deacetylase, giving the protein MLKQRTIKSIVKTVGIGLHSGRKVELTLRPAAPGTGIVFARVDLPTPVDIPASAMSIGDTRLASVLQKDGARVSTVEHLMSACAGLGIDNLYVDVTAEEIPIMDGSAASFVFLIQSAGIEEQNAPKRFIKVTKPVEIRDGDKFARLDPYFGFKLKFTIDFRHPAVDKTGQELEVDFANTSYVREIARARTFGFAHEVEMMRELGLARGGSMDNAIVLDEYRILNNDGLRYDDEFVKHKMLDAIGDLYVVGHPLLASYTAYKSGHGLNNALLRELLAHEDSYEIVTFDDPQAAPGGFAFDTQTAFA; this is encoded by the coding sequence ATGCTGAAGCAGCGCACCATCAAATCGATCGTGAAGACCGTGGGCATTGGTCTCCACTCGGGCCGCAAGGTCGAACTGACGCTCCGTCCGGCCGCGCCGGGCACGGGGATCGTTTTCGCGCGCGTCGACCTGCCCACGCCCGTCGACATTCCGGCATCCGCGATGTCGATTGGCGACACGCGGCTCGCGTCGGTGCTGCAGAAGGATGGCGCGCGCGTGTCGACCGTCGAACACCTGATGTCGGCATGCGCCGGCCTCGGCATCGACAATCTCTATGTCGACGTGACGGCCGAGGAAATCCCGATCATGGACGGCAGCGCTGCGTCCTTCGTGTTCCTGATCCAGTCCGCAGGGATCGAGGAGCAGAACGCGCCGAAGCGCTTCATCAAGGTCACGAAGCCGGTTGAAATCCGCGACGGCGACAAGTTCGCGCGTCTCGATCCGTATTTCGGCTTCAAGCTGAAGTTCACGATCGATTTCCGTCACCCGGCCGTCGACAAGACCGGCCAGGAACTCGAGGTCGACTTCGCGAACACGTCGTACGTGCGCGAGATCGCACGTGCGCGCACGTTCGGCTTCGCGCACGAAGTCGAGATGATGCGCGAGCTGGGCCTGGCTCGCGGCGGCAGCATGGACAATGCGATCGTGCTCGACGAGTACCGGATCCTGAACAACGACGGGCTGCGTTACGACGACGAATTCGTGAAGCACAAGATGCTCGACGCGATCGGCGACCTGTACGTGGTCGGCCATCCGCTGCTCGCGTCATACACGGCGTACAAGTCGGGCCACGGGCTGAACAACGCGCTGCTGCGCGAACTGCTCGCGCACGAAGACTCGTACGAGATCGTCACGTTCGACGATCCGCAGGCCGCACCGGGCGGCTTCGCGTTCGACACGCAGACGGCATTCGCCTGA
- a CDS encoding DUF721 domain-containing protein: MNRFSKRFGPLPAYRPQPVSEVLNRTDAFAALRAGVEQVASLQRDLSALLPDYLANHVEPGSIKDGTLTLFAAHNALAARLRQVEPRLLADLQKRGWPVAALRVRVRPKDAPQPPHVKQARMTTVGAAALRELADHLEPSPLQAALARMAARHGAKSSR; encoded by the coding sequence ATGAACCGATTTTCCAAGCGTTTCGGCCCGCTCCCCGCGTATCGCCCGCAACCCGTGTCCGAAGTGCTCAACCGCACCGACGCGTTCGCGGCGCTGCGCGCAGGCGTCGAGCAGGTCGCATCGCTGCAGCGCGACCTCTCCGCGCTCCTCCCCGACTATCTCGCGAATCATGTCGAACCGGGCTCCATCAAGGACGGCACCCTGACCCTCTTTGCCGCTCACAATGCGCTCGCCGCCCGGCTGCGGCAGGTGGAGCCGCGCCTGCTCGCCGATCTGCAAAAACGCGGCTGGCCGGTTGCGGCGCTGCGCGTGCGTGTGCGGCCGAAGGATGCGCCGCAGCCGCCGCACGTGAAGCAGGCGCGCATGACGACCGTCGGCGCCGCCGCGTTGCGCGAGCTCGCCGATCACCTGGAGCCGTCGCCGCTGCAGGCCGCGCTGGCGCGAATGGCTGCCCGGCACGGCGCGAAGTCGTCGCGCTGA
- a CDS encoding peroxiredoxin has translation MIQVGDALPDAQLFEFIDDARAGCTLGPNAFSVRDQVAGKRVVIFGLPGAFTPTCSAQHVPGYVEHAEQLRSAGIDEIWCVSVNDAFVMGAWGRDLHTAGKVRMMADGSAAFTHALGLTQDLSARGMGIRSLRYAMVIDDGVVKTLAVEAPGKFEVSDAASVLATLTS, from the coding sequence ATGATTCAAGTGGGCGACGCGCTGCCCGACGCGCAACTGTTCGAGTTCATCGACGACGCGCGCGCAGGCTGCACGCTGGGGCCGAACGCCTTCAGCGTGCGCGATCAGGTTGCGGGGAAGCGGGTGGTGATCTTCGGATTGCCGGGCGCTTTCACGCCGACCTGTTCGGCGCAGCATGTGCCGGGCTATGTCGAGCATGCCGAGCAATTGCGCTCGGCCGGCATCGACGAGATCTGGTGCGTGTCCGTCAACGACGCATTCGTGATGGGCGCATGGGGACGTGATCTGCACACCGCGGGCAAGGTGCGCATGATGGCGGACGGCAGCGCTGCTTTCACTCATGCGCTGGGGCTGACGCAGGATTTGTCCGCGCGTGGCATGGGAATCCGTTCCCTGCGCTACGCGATGGTGATCGACGACGGTGTGGTCAAGACGCTGGCCGTCGAAGCGCCGGGCAAGTTCGAAGTGAGCGATGCGGCGAGCGTGCTCGCGACGTTGACGTCCTGA